The following DNA comes from Microbacterium wangchenii.
CAGGCGGGCGGTCATGCGCGCACCTCCCGTACGGCGCGGAGGCCGGCCGCGGTGATCAGCTCGCCGGCCGTCCACCCCGTCGCGTCGGCCCATCCCGCCAGCGACGGCGCCTGATCGCGCGGGTCTCCGAAGAACACGACCTCGTCGCCGCGGGAGACCGGATGCTCCGTGATATCCACGACGCAGACATCCATCGCCACGCGCCCCACGAGCGGATGCAGCGCCGCACCGATCCGCACGGCCACGCGGTTTCCCAGCATCCGGACGATCCCCTGGGCGTAGCCGCCGGTGACCAGCGCGACGCGGGTGTCGGCGTCGGCGCGGTGCGCATAGCCGTACGAGACGCCCTCCCCCGCGCGCAGGTCCTTCGTCGACAGCACGCGCCCCGTGAGCGTCAGGACCGGGCGCGTCCGGGCGTCGGGCGCGGGGAGGCCGAACAGCGTCTCGGCGTCGAGCGCCTCGGGGTCCAGGTCCAGACGCTCGAGGACGCCGGCCACCCAGTCGGCGCCGTGCCCCCACGCATCCGCGTAGAGCGCAGACACCTCTCCCCGCCCCCGTTCGAGCGCCGGTCGCGCATTGTGCTCGAGTGCCGCAGTGGACAGCCGCGCCACCGTGGCCGCTCCACCGGGCACGGCCCGGGGAGTTCCGAGGTGCGGCGCAGTCACGCCCCCTAGACTATCCGGGTCCCCTCCCGCCCACCCCGGAGACCGCATGCCTGGAAGAGGCTTCGCCCTCGCGCCCCGAGTCCGCTACCTGATCGGCCGCGCACGCCGCATCGACGTCGGATCCGTGTTCGACCGAGCCCGTGAGGCCTCGCAGCAGCATGGGAAGTGGATGCCGGCGGTGGTCGTGGACATGCTGTGGCAGGCCGGGTTCCGCAACGTCGGTTTCCAGGACTACATCGACTACGACTTCGCGATCCTCACCCCCGCCGAGCGGGCCACGTACATGACGCATCCGGTGTCGAACCAGATCTCGCAGAAGTACGACCACCCCGACTACCGGCACCTGTTCCAAGACAAGATCGCCTTCGATCGGGTGTTCAGCGAGCACCTGCACCGGGAATGGATGGTCGTCGAGGACGACAATGCCGACGCCGTGCGCGCGTTCACGGAGCGCCACGGCACGATCGTCACCAAGGAACCCGTGGGCCAGGCCGGGACGGGCGTGCACCGCTACCACGCCGCCGAGGTCGAGGACTGGAGCACGTTCCACGCCGGGCTCCGGGAGCGAGGTGAGCTGCTGCTCGAACAGGTGATCCAGCAGCATCCGGACCTCGCCGCGGTGTGCCCCGGAACGGTCAACACCACACGCGTGACGGCGTTCTTCGACGGGACCACGACGCACATCCTGGCGATGGCGCAGAAGTTCGGACGCGGCGCGGTGAGCGACCAGATGACCTTCGGCGGCTTCTACACGATGCTCGACGACGACGGCCATGCCGTGGGGGCGGGCTACGACTCGCACGGCCACGTCCACGAGCACCATCCCGACTCGGGCTTCCGCATCGCGGATTTCCAGCTGCCGATGATGGATGAGGTGCGGGCATTCGTCGACCGCGTCGCCCGGGTCGTGCCGCAGGTGCAGTACGTCGGCTGGGACATCGTGGTCACCCCGACCGGCCCGGTGCTCGTGGAGGGCAACTGGGGCGCGGGCGTGTACGAGAACAAGCCTTCGGTGACGGGCATCCGCACCGGCCACAAGCCGCGCTACCGCGCCGCGATCGGGTTCTGACCGCTCCGGTCTGAGCCGCGGAAGCGACCCGCTCCTGCGGGGCCGTCCCTGAGCCTGCCGAGGGCGTCCGGGACGCCCTCGGGCATCCCGAACTCCTCAAGAACACGGCCTGGCACGGCACAACCGGCCGAGACGGCAGCGGATGCGCCGGAATTGAGGAGTTCGGGCGGGCAGGTGACGCGTGATGGCCCGGCGACGCCGGACCCT
Coding sequences within:
- a CDS encoding alanine racemase C-terminal domain-containing protein, yielding MTAPHLGTPRAVPGGAATVARLSTAALEHNARPALERGRGEVSALYADAWGHGADWVAGVLERLDLDPEALDAETLFGLPAPDARTRPVLTLTGRVLSTKDLRAGEGVSYGYAHRADADTRVALVTGGYAQGIVRMLGNRVAVRIGAALHPLVGRVAMDVCVVDITEHPVSRGDEVVFFGDPRDQAPSLAGWADATGWTAGELITAAGLRAVREVRA
- a CDS encoding sugar-transfer associated ATP-grasp domain-containing protein: MPGRGFALAPRVRYLIGRARRIDVGSVFDRAREASQQHGKWMPAVVVDMLWQAGFRNVGFQDYIDYDFAILTPAERATYMTHPVSNQISQKYDHPDYRHLFQDKIAFDRVFSEHLHREWMVVEDDNADAVRAFTERHGTIVTKEPVGQAGTGVHRYHAAEVEDWSTFHAGLRERGELLLEQVIQQHPDLAAVCPGTVNTTRVTAFFDGTTTHILAMAQKFGRGAVSDQMTFGGFYTMLDDDGHAVGAGYDSHGHVHEHHPDSGFRIADFQLPMMDEVRAFVDRVARVVPQVQYVGWDIVVTPTGPVLVEGNWGAGVYENKPSVTGIRTGHKPRYRAAIGF